The Vitis vinifera cultivar Pinot Noir 40024 chromosome 3, ASM3070453v1 region GAGGCCTTTCTCCCTCCACTTTTCCTATAAGTACTCCTCCAAAAACCCTCCAAAACCCTCCGCCTCTCACCATTCTGAAAATGAGAGGCGTTTTTCTCAAGAACGGTCTTGTTCATCGTTTTTCTCAGATTTGCAAGTCAGCTGATGCGAAGAACCCATTTCTGATCCCCAGAGATCGTGATGCTAAGGGCAGTCACCATTATCACAATTTCTTGAACAAGAGCAGAGAATCGGCTTCGGGGGCCTTTTCTAttcccttttcttcttcatcatctccTTCTCGATCAAGAGTTGGATTTGTTGCGTGGTATTTGGGGCTGGTCCAGTCACGACCCCTTCTCACCAAAAGTGTCACTTCCTCGCTTATTTACGCTGCTGCGGATTGCACATCCCAGGTATAATAAAACTcctgttttgttttctttggatAGATGGTATTTGAATGTGTATTGCTGTTGAAATTTGGATGTCCTAtctggaaaagaaaagaacaagaaaatctTGAGTAGTGTTAATTCTTTCACATTTGTACTTCATCTAGAGAAAACTTGTGAAGAGAAACCCTTGTTTGGTGTTGCTTATTTCACATATTTGTACCTTCATTTgtttaattatagaaaattttcCACATATGGGTGTGTTTGGATATGGTGGTAGCAATCAGTGGGGCGGGCCATATTGCAATTGTATCTTGAAGTTATCGGTTGATGCAGAGGCATTAccttcccaaaataaaattgaaataagttCATTTCTGAAAATGTCTCTGTTAAGAACAATGatatgaaagaaaactagatttATTGCCTATTCTCAActcagaaaattgttttaatttccATGACATCTCCATATGACCCTTTGTGGAAGTCCATCATGGATTCTGCTTGGATTTGATAACTTAAGTTATTCCTAGGAGCCTTACTTTGTGGTATTATGCATGGTACATTAATAGATTTTCATAGCAGATGAATGAATGAGTGGAAGATCTTAGGACATGGTATATAATTTTAGGGCATAACATATGGTTGCTTGGGTTGGATCTCCATGATTTATCTAGAGAAAGAAACCAATTGGAGTACTTGAAGAAGGCTGATTAGGAGGGGAAAAAAGACGCTAGAGTTTGATGGAGAAGCTGGATTAGGAGCTTGTGCATCCCCATCTTCGGTCTTCTTTGAAATTATTGCCAGTGGGGGCCAGCTAAAGAGGTTGGTTAGAGGTGACTAGATGCAGCAACATCGCCGATCTCTCTCATTCCTTTATCCTCATAGGTGGTTCCTTAAAGGCTTAATTGTAGACTGTACCATCTCCTCTATTCGGAGGAAAAATCATGAGGAATTGAGTGGTTTAATTtgtgattttgaaaagttttatttattgttagttttttataattcaagttAGCAATTTCTTCCTTCTGCTTTTAATACAAATCTATCTATGATCTTGTATGGTTGTGGCACACCACGGCACTATTTTGACTACCTGCAAGTTCTATTTTTTTGGCAACCAAATAATTCTTTGAGCAGTAATTATATctccattttcatttatgaTGATTCTCTGCAGACAATTTCTCGTCAATCTACAGAACCATATGATTTTATGAGGACTCTGCGCATGGCTGGATATGGTATGCTAATTTTAGGACCATCACTGCATTTTTGGTTCAATTTCATGTCAAAAGTCCTTCCACAGCGGGATCTAATCACTACATTGAAGAAAATATGCCTGGGGCAGACAACCTTTGGACCTTTTATGACTGCTATTTTCTTCTCCGCAAATGCAGCTGTACAAGGTATACAAGATTCTGTAtattacactttttttttctttttttttttctgatagaaTTTGTATTGTACATTCTTCAATGTCAATGTTGTCTCCTGTGTTCTCATTTCTAAATCAAGGATTTCATTATGGAATCTATATGTTATAAGTTATGAATTATGTTTAATAGATATAAACTAATCCAGGGTGTCCAGTGTGCTGTATTTGTTTGTAGACTGGATGTATTGTTAATATCATTAGTgattgtctttttaaaaaaagatgttAGGAACTtataataagtttttaattcCATAACCATATAGGTTGCCTTATGTCTCTTCTTTATGATGGTCAACTCATCAGAGCTGTCAAATTGCTTGCCAGTGAGGTGCACATAAATTTTGCTTATGTTCCATACATCTTGCATGACTTCTATAAAATGTCAcccaattttcatttttttcttaaagtttttatcctttttttttattacgtACAAGATTG contains the following coding sequences:
- the LOC100241306 gene encoding uncharacterized protein LOC100241306 — translated: MRGVFLKNGLVHRFSQICKSADAKNPFLIPRDRDAKGSHHYHNFLNKSRESASGAFSIPFSSSSSPSRSRVGFVAWYLGLVQSRPLLTKSVTSSLIYAAADCTSQTISRQSTEPYDFMRTLRMAGYGMLILGPSLHFWFNFMSKVLPQRDLITTLKKICLGQTTFGPFMTAIFFSANAAVQGENGSDIIARLNRDLIPTLINGVMYWPLCDFVTFKFIPVHLQPLVSNSFSYLWTIYMTYMASLERADTQ